A window from Rhea pennata isolate bPtePen1 chromosome 1, bPtePen1.pri, whole genome shotgun sequence encodes these proteins:
- the LOC134137155 gene encoding protein mono-ADP-ribosyltransferase PARP12-like isoform X2 — MEPRWYWLDDSAQWIEYGKQSNNPAATVTSAQVEKAFQADQEGTLRFQVHSQRYEINFKGMIQRNLHTQTARRICRQSHDTSSGDGSQQEESTDKRWYWLDESNQWIEYGEESPDHCAATVTSAEVEKAFQADQKGTLRFRAGSQRYEINFKDMVQRNLLTQQVRRICRWPPDASDGDGNQQRESTGQRWYWLDDSNQWVEYGDESPNHCAATITSAEVEKAFQADQKGTLRFQAGSQGYEINFKDMLQRNLHTQMTRQICRWPDSASDRDIQQKKSCCWYWLNGHRWVEYGKQHSDQCAAPVSSAEVELLFQAHQEGSCEFIVDSQKYKFDFKEMVQRNPNTQTVTKICRSPSAEVSGSSEQDKKRQSDAIHTHHLFPSDWDHSALPETGYELVEVSRTASKYREIENLFQRTMKHYRIHRLRRIQNPMLWQYFQLQKEQMKKRSPGQEVDERLLFHGTSSSHLSAICEQNFDWRVCGAHGTLYGKGSYFARDASYSHQYCSSGTGHQSMFVAHVLVGDFVQGHRSFLRPPPRPGNVNRLYDSCVDDPGDPSIFVIFEKHQIYPAYILEYTRSSQ; from the exons ATGGAACCTCGCTGGTATTGGTTGGATGATTCTGCACAATGGATTGAATATGGGAAACAG TCAAACAACCCTGCGGCCACTGTAACATCTGCCCAGGTGGAGAAGGCATTTCAGGCAGATCAGGAAGGCACTCTGAGATTTCAAGTTCATTCACAGAGATATGAGATAAACTTCAAAG gCATGATCCAGAGAAACCTGCACACTCAGACGGCAAGACGAATCTGCCGGCAGTCACATGACACCTCCAGTGGAGATGGGAGCCAGCAGGAGGAAAG TACGGATAAACGCTGGTATTGGTTGGATGAATCTAATCAGTGGATTGAATATGGAGAAGAG TCTCCAGACCACTGTGCTGCCACTGTAACCTCTGCCGAAGTGGAGAAGGCATTTCAGGCTGACCAGAAAGGCACTCTCCGGTTTCGAGCAGGTTCTCAGCGCTATGAGATAAACTTCAAAG acaTGGTCCAGAGAAATCTACTTACTCAGCAAGTGAGGAGAATCTGCCGGTGGCCACCAGATGCATCTGATGGAGATGGGAACCAGCAAAGAGAAAG CACAGGACAACGCTGGTATTGGCTGGATGACTCAAACCAGTGGGTGGAGTATGGGGACGAG TCTCCAAACCACTGTGCTGCCACCATAACCTCTGCTGAAGTGGAGAAGGCGTTTCAGGCTGACCAGAAAGGCACTCTCCGGTTTCAAGCAGGCTCTCAGGGCTATGAGATAAACTTCAAAG acATGCTCCAGAGAAATCTGCACACACAGATGACAAGACAAATCTGCCGGTGGCCAGACAGCGCCTCTGATAGAGAcattcagcagaagaaaag CTGCTGCTGGTATTGGCTGAATGGGCATCGTTGGGTTGAATACGGGAAACAG CACTCAGACCAGTGTGCTGCCCCTGTATCTTCTGCAGAGGTGGAGCTGTTATTTCAAGCTCATCAGGAAGGCTCCTGTGAATTTATAGTTGattcacagaaatacaaatttgaTTTCAAAG AAATGGTCCAGAGAAATCCGAATACTCAGACTGTGACAAAAATCTGCAGGAGTCCAAGTGCTGAAGTGAGTGGCAGTAGCGAACAGGACAAGAAAAG ACAATCAGATGCTATTCACACACATCATCTGTTTCCTTCAGACTGGGACCATTCAGCACTACCAGAAACAGGATATGAG TTAGTAGAAGTCAGCCGCACTGCCagcaaatacagagaaattgAGAACCTATTTCAGCGGACAATGAAACATTACAGAATCCACAGGCTCCGGAGAATTCAGAACCCGATGCTTTGGCAGTATTTCCAGTT gcaGAAGGAGcagatgaaaaagagaagccCAGGGCAAGAGGTAGATGAGCGGCTCCTGTTCCATGGCACAAGCTCGTCCCACCTATCTGCCATCTGTGAGCAGAATTTTGACTGGCGGGTCTGCGGGGCTCACGGGACGCTGTATGGAAAAG GAAGCTACTTTGCCAGAGATGCCAGTTATTCTCATCAATACTGCTCATCCGGCACTGGTCACCAGAGCATGTTTGTAGCTCATGTTCTTGTTGGAGACTTTGTTCAGGGGCACAGATCCTTTCTTCGTCCTCCGCCCAGACCGGGGAATGTAAACAGGCTTTATGACAGCTGTGTGGATGATCCAGGGGATCCTTCCATCTTTGTGATCTTTGAGAAGCATCAGATTTACCCTGCCTATATTCTGGAGTACACACGTTCATCCCAATGA
- the LOC134137155 gene encoding protein mono-ADP-ribosyltransferase PARP12-like isoform X1, whose protein sequence is MEPRWYWLDDSAQWIEYGKQQSNNPAATVTSAQVEKAFQADQEGTLRFQVHSQRYEINFKGMIQRNLHTQTARRICRQSHDTSSGDGSQQEESTDKRWYWLDESNQWIEYGEESPDHCAATVTSAEVEKAFQADQKGTLRFRAGSQRYEINFKDMVQRNLLTQQVRRICRWPPDASDGDGNQQRESTGQRWYWLDDSNQWVEYGDESPNHCAATITSAEVEKAFQADQKGTLRFQAGSQGYEINFKDMLQRNLHTQMTRQICRWPDSASDRDIQQKKSCCWYWLNGHRWVEYGKQHSDQCAAPVSSAEVELLFQAHQEGSCEFIVDSQKYKFDFKEMVQRNPNTQTVTKICRSPSAEVSGSSEQDKKRQSDAIHTHHLFPSDWDHSALPETGYELVEVSRTASKYREIENLFQRTMKHYRIHRLRRIQNPMLWQYFQLQKEQMKKRSPGQEVDERLLFHGTSSSHLSAICEQNFDWRVCGAHGTLYGKGSYFARDASYSHQYCSSGTGHQSMFVAHVLVGDFVQGHRSFLRPPPRPGNVNRLYDSCVDDPGDPSIFVIFEKHQIYPAYILEYTRSSQ, encoded by the exons ATGGAACCTCGCTGGTATTGGTTGGATGATTCTGCACAATGGATTGAATATGGGAAACAG CAGTCAAACAACCCTGCGGCCACTGTAACATCTGCCCAGGTGGAGAAGGCATTTCAGGCAGATCAGGAAGGCACTCTGAGATTTCAAGTTCATTCACAGAGATATGAGATAAACTTCAAAG gCATGATCCAGAGAAACCTGCACACTCAGACGGCAAGACGAATCTGCCGGCAGTCACATGACACCTCCAGTGGAGATGGGAGCCAGCAGGAGGAAAG TACGGATAAACGCTGGTATTGGTTGGATGAATCTAATCAGTGGATTGAATATGGAGAAGAG TCTCCAGACCACTGTGCTGCCACTGTAACCTCTGCCGAAGTGGAGAAGGCATTTCAGGCTGACCAGAAAGGCACTCTCCGGTTTCGAGCAGGTTCTCAGCGCTATGAGATAAACTTCAAAG acaTGGTCCAGAGAAATCTACTTACTCAGCAAGTGAGGAGAATCTGCCGGTGGCCACCAGATGCATCTGATGGAGATGGGAACCAGCAAAGAGAAAG CACAGGACAACGCTGGTATTGGCTGGATGACTCAAACCAGTGGGTGGAGTATGGGGACGAG TCTCCAAACCACTGTGCTGCCACCATAACCTCTGCTGAAGTGGAGAAGGCGTTTCAGGCTGACCAGAAAGGCACTCTCCGGTTTCAAGCAGGCTCTCAGGGCTATGAGATAAACTTCAAAG acATGCTCCAGAGAAATCTGCACACACAGATGACAAGACAAATCTGCCGGTGGCCAGACAGCGCCTCTGATAGAGAcattcagcagaagaaaag CTGCTGCTGGTATTGGCTGAATGGGCATCGTTGGGTTGAATACGGGAAACAG CACTCAGACCAGTGTGCTGCCCCTGTATCTTCTGCAGAGGTGGAGCTGTTATTTCAAGCTCATCAGGAAGGCTCCTGTGAATTTATAGTTGattcacagaaatacaaatttgaTTTCAAAG AAATGGTCCAGAGAAATCCGAATACTCAGACTGTGACAAAAATCTGCAGGAGTCCAAGTGCTGAAGTGAGTGGCAGTAGCGAACAGGACAAGAAAAG ACAATCAGATGCTATTCACACACATCATCTGTTTCCTTCAGACTGGGACCATTCAGCACTACCAGAAACAGGATATGAG TTAGTAGAAGTCAGCCGCACTGCCagcaaatacagagaaattgAGAACCTATTTCAGCGGACAATGAAACATTACAGAATCCACAGGCTCCGGAGAATTCAGAACCCGATGCTTTGGCAGTATTTCCAGTT gcaGAAGGAGcagatgaaaaagagaagccCAGGGCAAGAGGTAGATGAGCGGCTCCTGTTCCATGGCACAAGCTCGTCCCACCTATCTGCCATCTGTGAGCAGAATTTTGACTGGCGGGTCTGCGGGGCTCACGGGACGCTGTATGGAAAAG GAAGCTACTTTGCCAGAGATGCCAGTTATTCTCATCAATACTGCTCATCCGGCACTGGTCACCAGAGCATGTTTGTAGCTCATGTTCTTGTTGGAGACTTTGTTCAGGGGCACAGATCCTTTCTTCGTCCTCCGCCCAGACCGGGGAATGTAAACAGGCTTTATGACAGCTGTGTGGATGATCCAGGGGATCCTTCCATCTTTGTGATCTTTGAGAAGCATCAGATTTACCCTGCCTATATTCTGGAGTACACACGTTCATCCCAATGA
- the LOC134137155 gene encoding uncharacterized protein LOC134137155 isoform X3, whose product MEPRWYWLDDSAQWIEYGKQQSNNPAATVTSAQVEKAFQADQEGTLRFQVHSQRYEINFKGMIQRNLHTQTARRICRQSHDTSSGDGSQQEESTDKRWYWLDESNQWIEYGEESPDHCAATVTSAEVEKAFQADQKGTLRFRAGSQRYEINFKDMVQRNLLTQQVRRICRWPPDASDGDGNQQRESTGQRWYWLDDSNQWVEYGDESPNHCAATITSAEVEKAFQADQKGTLRFQAGSQGYEINFKDMLQRNLHTQMTRQICRWPDSASDRDIQQKKSCCWYWLNGHRWVEYGKQHSDQCAAPVSSAEVELLFQAHQEGSCEFIVDSQKYKFDFKEMVQRNPNTQTVTKICRSPSAEVSGSSEQDKKRQSDAIHTHHLFPSDWDHSALPETGYEAEGADEKEKPRARGR is encoded by the exons ATGGAACCTCGCTGGTATTGGTTGGATGATTCTGCACAATGGATTGAATATGGGAAACAG CAGTCAAACAACCCTGCGGCCACTGTAACATCTGCCCAGGTGGAGAAGGCATTTCAGGCAGATCAGGAAGGCACTCTGAGATTTCAAGTTCATTCACAGAGATATGAGATAAACTTCAAAG gCATGATCCAGAGAAACCTGCACACTCAGACGGCAAGACGAATCTGCCGGCAGTCACATGACACCTCCAGTGGAGATGGGAGCCAGCAGGAGGAAAG TACGGATAAACGCTGGTATTGGTTGGATGAATCTAATCAGTGGATTGAATATGGAGAAGAG TCTCCAGACCACTGTGCTGCCACTGTAACCTCTGCCGAAGTGGAGAAGGCATTTCAGGCTGACCAGAAAGGCACTCTCCGGTTTCGAGCAGGTTCTCAGCGCTATGAGATAAACTTCAAAG acaTGGTCCAGAGAAATCTACTTACTCAGCAAGTGAGGAGAATCTGCCGGTGGCCACCAGATGCATCTGATGGAGATGGGAACCAGCAAAGAGAAAG CACAGGACAACGCTGGTATTGGCTGGATGACTCAAACCAGTGGGTGGAGTATGGGGACGAG TCTCCAAACCACTGTGCTGCCACCATAACCTCTGCTGAAGTGGAGAAGGCGTTTCAGGCTGACCAGAAAGGCACTCTCCGGTTTCAAGCAGGCTCTCAGGGCTATGAGATAAACTTCAAAG acATGCTCCAGAGAAATCTGCACACACAGATGACAAGACAAATCTGCCGGTGGCCAGACAGCGCCTCTGATAGAGAcattcagcagaagaaaag CTGCTGCTGGTATTGGCTGAATGGGCATCGTTGGGTTGAATACGGGAAACAG CACTCAGACCAGTGTGCTGCCCCTGTATCTTCTGCAGAGGTGGAGCTGTTATTTCAAGCTCATCAGGAAGGCTCCTGTGAATTTATAGTTGattcacagaaatacaaatttgaTTTCAAAG AAATGGTCCAGAGAAATCCGAATACTCAGACTGTGACAAAAATCTGCAGGAGTCCAAGTGCTGAAGTGAGTGGCAGTAGCGAACAGGACAAGAAAAG ACAATCAGATGCTATTCACACACATCATCTGTTTCCTTCAGACTGGGACCATTCAGCACTACCAGAAACAGGATATGAG gcaGAAGGAGcagatgaaaaagagaagccCAGGGCAAGAGGTAGATGA